The following is a genomic window from Dioscorea cayenensis subsp. rotundata cultivar TDr96_F1 chromosome 10, TDr96_F1_v2_PseudoChromosome.rev07_lg8_w22 25.fasta, whole genome shotgun sequence.
GataaacaaaaagtaaataaaaataaatttcgtAATTCAATCCCATTCTTTtaagatattaaaaatataaataaatatatttaaaaaataacataaaaaaactatgtaaccctaattttttttaacaaaatatagatAAACTATATGTGATGGACAAGTCATATCAGAGGAGACAGAATTATTATGTCGAGATATTTGTGCTCTCGTGAAGAATATGAActactattaatatattaagagtGGCCGGAGttacatataaattttaattatttaagatataaatataaaagaatataaaaatatataatttatttttcgtTCTTCGGAGCCATCCACGTGGACCACTGACAGCTCTGAGTTTTCCATGTTCtcagatatttttaatatattcatataagATATAAATAGTTCAAATACCGGCCCACTTGCATAAATCTttaaattttcttcaaaatatctgttaaattattttataaaaaaaatggcattttcataattttcacaACGCTTAAGAttaaactgatttttttttttgaaatctaAAAATTCCttctaaaaaagaaaaccacaaTATAGTCATTGATAACAtattcataaatataataaaaactaggatgaaaacccaaaaaaacctaaaatattGCTTCTAGTtccttataaaattaaaaattattactctttctgtttttttatgtaTCATATTTATCTAATTTGCACAATTAcatctattaaaaaattttggttaAAATTAGATTgctatctatattttataaaaaatttaattatgttaatggagtatataatttaatgtttatttgattataatttattgaaaattatacatatatattaaattatgaattttaaaaaaattatttaatatttacacAATATATAACAGACaagttaaaataacaaaataaagcaaaatgGGATAAGTATAAAAATACGGAAtataagtttatatttaattactattttGAGTATATAAAATACAAGAACATTAGCTTCAAAAAGCAAAGCATGGAGGCAAGCACCCGATTCCGATGAAGCTTCCCTTCTCTTCTACTAGTGCTCATGCCTTTCTATTCCCACGCTTTCCCTTTCCACCACTTGAGGTTTTTCTATCGGTTTGGCTAACTACCAACATCTTCGATCTTTGTAACCACCCACCATCCACTTTTTCACTGATTTTTCGCAGTATTTTTAAGTGAGGATTGATCTGTTAGTTTGCTGAGGATAAGAGAGGTTTCTGATGTGGATTCAGGTTGGTTTTTGGTGCATTTGATTTGGGGAGTGGATGTGGTGAGTTTTGATCAGTATAATGGAGCCGTCACAGGGGTTCTTTGCTTCTATTTGGAGATTTCTGTACTTCTTGCCCTTTTTCATTGGATTGCTGGTTTTGGGAATTGTTAAAGGTGAGTTCTTTGATTTCAATGAGGGTTTTGTGTTTCTTGGTTTGTGAATCTGAATGATGAGTAGtttctttgcttcatttttttttaaaaaaaaactgatttttGATTTTCTGTTGAATGTGAAGTATATTGGTGTTTTGTCAGagagaatgataaaaaaaaaaaattctcatttttaGCATTCCTTGTGAATTTGAATTGTTTGGTGATGAgcaaaaaatgaatttttagtataatttattTGCCAGATTTTAGTGACTAATGACAGTTTTGGAATGAATTTTAACCTGCTTTTGTTGGTTCATTGATCTATATCAAGGAATTCAGCAGTTGAATGaatttgactaattttgttttgagCTTGCTTCAAAGTCAAAAACCTATATTCTGAGgtgcccctttttttttaatagctgTACCATTCACTTCTTTTTTAATCACATGTACAATTTCTTTTGCATGTGTGAtatctttctttgtttgataaatcttttccaCTTTGTCCTTTGTATTGTATGTTACTGTTTGTTTGGTATCTTCAACATCTCAAGGATCCATGGTGAACATTGTTTGATACGTGGGAATTATTTTGATGTACAGCAGTTAGGCAGGTTTCTGGGAGCAACTTTGTAATGATTTAGTCGAAATGTCCAACACACTTATCCCAACCCTCAATAATggatgctagattggagatgtATAGGATGCAACACTAGCATGATGTCCATAACCTGGCCTAGTAGTGTCAGCACTTGTTTGTGATGCACGCTGTGTTTATGCTTAGCCATTTCCTAATCCCGTCTCCTGTATTATTGTGCTGATTAAACGGGCTGGATACCAACTTGACATTCTTTAGCCtcctattttatcaattttagcCTTTTCAAACATAGCTTGCATTAAGTTTCAGAGTTTAGCTTTCCATTCCTTGAATTCCATGTAAACTCCTACTCTTGATGACTCCCCATGCTTTCTTTCTGTTTTAATACATTCTCAAATTGTAATAAATTAAGGCCCTTGGAAATCCTATAAGTTTTAGTGTGAAAATTAGATTCCACCCTCTGAATTGTGTTGTTGTCCGTTATATCTGCAGGAAGGATTCTGAGAGACACTCTCATCTTCAGTCTTCTAATATATTGTTGTGTCATGCTTGCTTAAGCAGATATGGTCAACAATGCTAATTTTCAAAAGATATTTGACTTTTTCTTTGTTAGTTTAGATCAATTTATCATGTATATGTACATCATTGAATTGCCTATTATATATTTtcacatataattttaaacctTGCTTATATTTGGTGGGGAGTTGCTTGAATTTGCTTTACTGTTAGTAAGAACCACTGGAATATCATATGCAACGCTAtcatttcatcttttttttttaatttttttattttcatcaggTGCTTTACTTTGCCCATTTATATGCCTTATAATGACCATTGGAAATTCTGCTATCATTTTGGGTCTCTGGCCGGCACACGTCATCTGGACATACTACTGTATACTAAGGTAGCCTTTGGATCTTTACCATCAGATATTTGCTCCTATATTTCGTATTCCTTCTTCAAAATGTAATTCTCATAATTGGCTTTGGTTTTTTGAAGGCAGAGCCAAACAGCTAGGGCCTATTCTGAAGATTGTTCTTTGTATTGGAATATCTCTAATCCTTGTTGTGTGGCCACCGATTGGCGTCTTGAGCAGTATATTAGCAGGGTTGGGATATGGTTTTCTTGCACCAATTATCGCTACCTTTGAGGCTGTAGGAGAAGGAAAGACAAATATGTTCTTCCATTGTTTCTGGGTACAgtatatattttcattagtGCCTATTAGTTTGCATGTTTGTGTAATATCTATTCAGTATACTTCCCTTCAgctgatgatattgtttcaatGTTGTAGGATGGGACATGGGATACTGTCAAAGGAAGTTTTACTGTGGTCAGGGATGTGAAAGATGTGgcttttaattcatatttttcgCTTATGGATGACCTTCGACTTCAAGATCCTCCCAATGGAGAACCACACGAATTAAGGTTTgccaagtaaaaataaattaccgGCACCAATGTACTTGAATTTCTCAAATGATTGTAAATTCTTTCAGGTTGTTATATGTTTTGGTTGCCATTATTGTTGGTGTGATCGGTATCATTATTGACCTGCCAATGATCACCCTAATTGCACTTTGCAAGAGTCCTTATATGCTTTTCAAGGGATGGAAAAGATTGTTTCAGGATCTTATAGGCCGAGAAGGACCATTTCTGGAGACAGCATGCGTACCATTTGCTGGTCTTGCTATTATCCTTTGGCCAGCTGCAGTTGTTGGAGCAGTTGCAGCTTCAAGCTTATCGAGTTTATTTGTAGGTGGTTATGCAGCTGTCGTAACATACCAGGTCAGTCTCCTTCCTCATAGCATGCTTAGCAGATCTGTAGATAATTTTGTGCTGAAATACAAGTTTTGTCTTAAGTCTTATATGTAAAACTATCAACTTGAACATTAATTGTGCCTTAAGATTTGTGCAAGTGGGGTGGAGGATGAGCTACATTTAGTGCTAGTCTCAAATCACCTGTATCAGCTTGCTCAAAATCTTGATGTGAAATCCATGGAGGCAAGTTTAAGTCTTTTACCAAAAATTTAGCATAAAATGTGTAGTCTAGCCATTTGTTCACCACACATAAAGAAAATTCAGCAACATTTTCACCTACCGAGTCTTGCATGTCTTGAAACTTGGAGTCCTGTTGCTATTAGGAGTCATCAATTCAGAAGGGGCTGGCGTATGTCGTTGCTTCTTTGTCTATCTTCGATGAGTACAGCAATGATGTTCTTGACATGCCTGCAGGATCTTACTTTCCGAGGTGCTATGCATGACTCTTTCACTTAATCAATGGTTTCTTCAGTTAGGAGTTTGACTAAGCTATGTGTTTTTGGTTTGTAGGCCTCAGTACAGGAAACAGGAATTATTACATTCTGCCACTTTATCAAGACCCACCTCCTTCAATACGGAAAAGCAAGAAGGGAAAAAGCCACTTCATAAAACAATGTCCTTTAAGAACAAAGTGCTTGAATATAAGCCAATTAAGGTATGAAATTGCAAATTATTATTGCATATTTGTTCTGACAGTacttttttattctaattatgAATCAATTAAACTCCTCTCTGGATATGCTTCATATATTTCAGTCTCTGTTTTCTTGTGCATGTTTTGATACGTTAAAAATGAGCATGCTggaaattatgaaatttaatttgatcTGTGACAACATAAGAAGAAGCAATTGTAAATGAATATATTCCTGCTAAAAGGATAATATGACAGTGTGGAAATAGTTGCATGATCTCAAACTGCAAATTTCTGAGTTATATGGTCCAAACCCTACCAAATAGCCCTCCAATCTTGTTAACATTGCATGCTGGAAGATGTGAGATTGCATGTGGTTCAAATTTATGCACATTTATCTCTGACAAAGAACATGTTTGACAAGGTTACGTTACGGAATTATTGACACAGACTGAACATTTCTTTTGCTTAATAGTTACTCGGGCTACTGCTTATAGAGTGCAAGAGCCATGGTGAGGCTCTTATTGCTGAAGGGGTAATAACAGCTAAAGATATCGAAGAAACAAAGTCCAACAAAGATGGAAGCAGAATTATAGCCATTGGTTTGCCAGCATATTGCATCCTTCAAGCCCTTCTACGATCTATTAAGGCCAACTCTGATGGTTTGCTGCTAAGTGAGTTCCATCAACAGAAAAGATTCGAAATGATCTCTAGTTTAATTATGTGCTTAACATACCTAAGGCAGTGATTCATCTACTGATTTTTATAATTCCAGGCGATCAGACAGAGCTAACActagaaaataaacctaaagaCAGATTCTATGAATGGTTCTTAGAACCCTTGCTGATCCTCAAGGATCAAATCAAGTCTGTGAATCTGTCGGAAGAGGAAGAAAACTATCTTTGCAAGCTAGTCTTGTTAGTTGGAGATCCTAAACGAGTTGACGATATTGATGTTGGAATGATATTACAAAATGAGCGGAGGCAAGCGGAGATCGGTGCATTTGCTCGCAGGTAACTACATATATCCATTTAAATGAGGCATTGTCGCACTCTTTATATAAATGAATTCTACCGTCTTGTTTTGTTCTTGTCAGGTTGCAAGGTATCACCAAGTCTATCTCAAGGTATCCGACATTCAAACGTCGATTTGATGGCCTTGTGAAGACTCTATCTGAGGAGCTAGAAAAGAAGATTGGCGGTAGCCTATCCAGCAACGGTTCTCGATCGACAAAAAGATCGATAAGTGGTTTTGGCCGACTTTTTAGCCAAAAATCATTTGGAATAAAAACAAGCAACAAGGGTGTTAATGATCAAGGAGAAGTCCATCCTtaattcttcatcaaatgtTTGAGTTCAATGAAGTGTATTTAGTATGAGAAGATATATACTGTTGTTGTTACATTGTAGCATTCTACCAAGAATGAAATTGTACGAGTAAATCCAGTGAAATGCTTCTTCTGTTCACTAAGTTCAGGTTGCATTCCTTAGTTTTTTTGCACTCTTGTCCCTGTTTTTGGTATATATACCCCTTGAAAGTGGGTAATTacataatatgtatatatatatgaaattggCGGTATATTCCTTTAAAGGTGGTTACTTGCTGAGATGCTGTTATGAAAGAATGCTCATTGTATACACCCCCagaaaacatttttttgtaGTTATACATAATGATTTTTACAGCGGTATGAACagctttttattttcttgtttatgtTCATAAACCATAAGTAATAGCATATTTACTGCAGATCGACTCTTAAATTAAGTATTTTGAAAAGCAAGTTATACTTTTTAAAGAGAGAAATTGGAGGGAAAATTAGGGTTGTTAATTTGTCTCGGACCCAACTAGGACCCCGTTCTCCACTCAACTAGGTTTGggctaaaattcaaaaaacggGATCAGggctaaaattcaaaaaacaaggTCGGGGCTGGGGCAGGAATATAAATTGGTGTCAGGGCCGGACTGAGAACGGAGAATTTCTTCCTCATCTCTCCtcagaatatataattttaatattatatatatataaggaaattatttatattacattaaaatatatattattaaaaaataaatatatttgatgtatttaataaatgttttaaaaaaaaatctggaaTGAGAAATTCTCGAATCCTACGGAAATGAAGACGAGGAAAAAATTTTACCTGAACCCGGACTTAGGGACGAAGTTGAGAATGAGTTTGACAAGTTAAAGTTGGAATTGAGAAATACATCTCTAGTGAATCCCATCCGTTGACATCCGAAAGCGATGAGAAGAGAGCATGAAATTCTCTAAAAGATCAATTGAAAATTAAACACAaggatatgtatatatttatgtatataattcATGCAGGTAATTATAGGATAGACATGCGATTCCAACCTTTTGAGGGGTAAATATGCAAATTTCCCTTTCTCATGATGGTCTATCCTAACATAGCATGACTTGGTCTTGTGACAAAAAATCACATCTtgagaaataaaagataacaaaatCAGGCAACAACAATTCATTCAAAAAACCAGTAAAAGTGCACCATGGTTCATTACTTTCTTGGGCAAAAATGGGTCCCTGTAGACATCACAACAGGGTGTTCTTTGTTTGTAATAAGCATATGTATGCTGAAACACAACATAGGGGGCAAAAATTATAGGAAATGAAAACCACTGTTTGGCTGAAACACTGAAGCAACATGTTGTTCCATCAAAATGCAAAACGGCACAAAAAGATGCTTGACCAAAATCAATGCTTCGACAAAAAGACGGGTAAAGACTCTTGAGCTTCGTCACTCATCGGGCTGAGTTTCCAACACCATATCAACAGGTTGGCTTTCGGAGTCCTCGGCCTGACTTTGCGACCCTGTACGCTTCACCTTTCGGTAGCTACTCGAACTTCTAAGTATGCT
Proteins encoded in this region:
- the LOC120270589 gene encoding uncharacterized membrane protein At3g27390-like — encoded protein: MEPSQGFFASIWRFLYFLPFFIGLLVLGIVKGALLCPFICLIMTIGNSAIILGLWPAHVIWTYYCILRAKQLGPILKIVLCIGISLILVVWPPIGVLSSILAGLGYGFLAPIIATFEAVGEGKTNMFFHCFWDGTWDTVKGSFTVVRDVKDVAFNSYFSLMDDLRLQDPPNGEPHELRLLYVLVAIIVGVIGIIIDLPMITLIALCKSPYMLFKGWKRLFQDLIGREGPFLETACVPFAGLAIILWPAAVVGAVAASSLSSLFVGGYAAVVTYQESSIQKGLAYVVASLSIFDEYSNDVLDMPAGSYFPRPQYRKQELLHSATLSRPTSFNTEKQEGKKPLHKTMSFKNKVLEYKPIKLLGLLLIECKSHGEALIAEGVITAKDIEETKSNKDGSRIIAIGLPAYCILQALLRSIKANSDGLLLSDQTELTLENKPKDRFYEWFLEPLLILKDQIKSVNLSEEEENYLCKLVLLVGDPKRVDDIDVGMILQNERRQAEIGAFARRLQGITKSISRYPTFKRRFDGLVKTLSEELEKKIGGSLSSNGSRSTKRSISGFGRLFSQKSFGIKTSNKGVNDQGEVHP